Proteins encoded in a region of the Pangasianodon hypophthalmus isolate fPanHyp1 chromosome 21, fPanHyp1.pri, whole genome shotgun sequence genome:
- the crfb16 gene encoding cytokine receptor family member B16 yields MFQTRSLLKTVTSAFIIATLSHAALLPTSLNISIQSENMRHILKWSSLREVCCSVNYTVKYQGEFEYMKNDSWLDEYSCDKIVHTECDMTLALSSDSDYNISVLARCDKSTLWAQLPKTFNRRDTVLLAPNMSVNPRVGQIEVYFGEIQNHININLKIWKKGNEQNPVSKEITKIGHNGQTFYYDAWLGGGTYCLKAEAILDITKKTSSTDTHCVPVMEPSLVIPLTVGVAVALTLVVALILGLTTPRCSLWLRRSMRNNEPLPKALLGWPKSTPIFSSKVLLEPTHSVLLLDPSEEQDRKSETKATCDEEMR; encoded by the exons ATGCTGCTCTGCTGCCCACATCACTGAACATCTCGATACAGTCGGAGAACATGaggcacatcctgaagtggaGCTCTCTGCGGGAAGTCTGCTGCTCCGTTAACTACACTGTAAAGTATCAGGg TGAGTTTGAATACATGAAGAATGACAGCTGGCTGGACGAATACTCCTGCGACAAGATCGTCCATACCGAGTGTGACATGACCCTCGCCCTGAGCTCGGACTCTGATTACAACATCAGTGTGCTAGCGCGGTGTGACAAATCAACACTGTGGGCTCAGCTCCCGAAGACCTTCAATcgcagagaca CTGTGCTGCTTGCTCCGAACATGAGCGTGAATCCAAGGGTAGGCCAAATTGAAGTTTACTTCGGCGAGATCCAAAACCATATCAACATAAACCTTAAAATTTGGAAGAAAGGGAATGAGCAGAAT CCTGTTAGTAAGGAGATAACAAAAATTGGTCACAATGgtcaaacattttattatgatgCCTGGCTGGGTGGAGGAACATACTGTCTGAAAGCAGAGGCTATCCTGGACATCACCAAAAAGACCagcagcacagacacacactgcgTCCCTGTCATGG agCCCTCGCTGGTCATACCGCTCACTGTGGGCGTCGCTGTGGCATTAACCCTCGTCGTGGCTTTGATTCTGGGGTTGACAACCCCGCGCTGTAGCCTCTGGCTCCGGAGGTCCATGCGTAATAATGAGCCACTGCCTAAGGCGCTG CTTGGCTGGCCAAAAAGCACCCCGATATTTTCCTCCAAGGTCCTGCTGGAGCCAACACACTCCGTGTTACTGCTAGACCCATCAGAAGAACAGGACAGAAAGTCGGAGACGAAGGCAACGTGTGATGAAGAGATGAGATGA